A genomic window from Planctomycetia bacterium includes:
- the bioD gene encoding dethiobiotin synthase, with protein sequence MNRKPNERLFPHRTTGLFVTGTDTGVGKTHVAAMIAKALRDEGRDVGVYKPVTSGCTRDAHGNLTSDDAQLLWDAAGRPGELDRVCPQKFAAPLAPNVAARAEGKKVDAEKLRWGLDYWRERCDVVVVEGAGGLFSPLTDDELNIDLAIDLGFPIVVVAANRLGVINATLTLCTALLGYKLDGVFRRPTAIVLNDAFPHDPDDLSREHNGSNLRSLKYFNSVCNVPWFTQVRRSAKDFSPAIDWMLLSNYKQS encoded by the coding sequence ATGAACCGCAAGCCGAACGAGCGACTATTCCCCCACCGAACCACCGGACTTTTCGTCACCGGAACCGATACGGGAGTCGGCAAGACACACGTGGCGGCGATGATCGCCAAAGCGCTGAGGGACGAGGGCCGCGACGTCGGCGTCTACAAGCCGGTCACGAGCGGTTGCACGCGCGACGCTCACGGAAATCTCACAAGCGACGACGCTCAACTTCTCTGGGACGCCGCCGGCCGGCCGGGGGAACTCGATCGGGTTTGCCCGCAGAAGTTCGCCGCGCCGCTGGCGCCGAACGTCGCGGCACGTGCCGAAGGGAAAAAAGTCGACGCCGAGAAGCTCCGCTGGGGGCTCGACTACTGGCGCGAGCGCTGCGACGTGGTCGTCGTCGAAGGGGCCGGCGGACTCTTCTCGCCGCTCACCGACGACGAATTGAACATCGATCTCGCAATCGATCTCGGCTTCCCGATCGTCGTGGTCGCGGCGAATCGACTGGGAGTAATCAACGCAACTTTGACACTCTGCACGGCGCTCCTGGGCTACAAACTCGACGGGGTCTTTCGGCGACCGACGGCCATCGTACTCAACGATGCGTTTCCCCACGACCCCGACGACCTCAGTCGCGAACACAACGGCAGCAATCTCAGATCGCTCAAGTATTTCAATAGCGTCTGCAACGTTCCTTGGTTTACCCAAGTGAGACGAAGTGCGAAAGACTTTTCACCGGCGATCGATTGGATGCTGCTCTCAAACTATAAGCAGAGCTGA
- a CDS encoding carbon-nitrogen hydrolase — MSCTAEKGPNVAKAVARIGEAAAAGAQIVCLQELFPGQYPCQSEEHVRFGEAEPIPGPATTAIAAAAKQHQVVVVGSFFERRAAGLYHNTAVVFDADGSQVGMYRKMHIPDDPLFYEKFYFTPGDLGFKAFDTKYGRIGVCVCWDQWYPEAARLTALAGAQILFYPTAIGWQAPEKATYGASQHNAWETMMRSHAIANGVFVCAVNRVGTEAAIEFWGASFVADPYGNLLHRADHGKEETPIVECDLALIDTARTHWPFLRDRRIDAYGDITKRFID; from the coding sequence ATGAGTTGCACGGCGGAAAAAGGTCCGAACGTGGCGAAGGCCGTGGCCCGGATCGGCGAGGCCGCCGCGGCCGGTGCGCAGATCGTCTGCCTGCAGGAACTTTTCCCCGGGCAGTACCCTTGCCAGAGCGAAGAGCACGTCCGCTTCGGTGAAGCGGAGCCGATTCCCGGCCCGGCGACCACAGCGATCGCCGCCGCGGCGAAGCAGCACCAAGTCGTCGTGGTCGGTTCGTTCTTCGAGCGCCGCGCGGCCGGCTTATATCACAACACGGCCGTCGTGTTCGATGCCGACGGCTCGCAGGTCGGGATGTATCGCAAGATGCACATCCCGGATGATCCGCTCTTTTACGAGAAGTTTTACTTCACCCCCGGCGATCTCGGCTTCAAAGCGTTCGACACGAAGTATGGCCGGATCGGCGTCTGCGTCTGTTGGGACCAATGGTATCCCGAAGCCGCGCGGCTCACGGCATTGGCCGGCGCGCAGATTCTCTTCTATCCGACGGCCATCGGCTGGCAGGCACCGGAGAAAGCCACCTACGGTGCGAGCCAGCACAATGCGTGGGAAACGATGATGCGTTCGCATGCGATCGCCAACGGCGTCTTCGTGTGCGCGGTGAATCGGGTCGGCACGGAAGCGGCCATCGAATTTTGGGGCGCTTCATTCGTCGCCGATCCCTACGGCAACTTGCTGCATCGGGCCGATCACGGCAAAGAAGAAACGCCGATCGTCGAGTGCGATCTCGCGCTCATCGACACGGCTCGTACGCATTGGCCGTTTTTGCGCGATCGCCGCATCGACGCTTACGGCGACATCACGAAACGCTTCATCGACTAG
- a CDS encoding agmatine deiminase family protein has product MPAEWEPHAATWLSWPRNRNSWPGHFEPVPAIWAELATTLAAHEQVHICAGGEEIMAEARRLVGHIPNVTLHDIPTNDAWMRDHGPMFLVGPAGSKPVMVDWGYNAWGGKYPPFDNDDVVPRRINETLKYQRFEPGIILEGGAVDFNGAGTVLTTEQCLLNENRNPTLDRADMERYLLDYCNAPNVVWLGEGIVGDDTDGHIDELARFVGPRTVVCVVEDDPADENYAPLQDNLRRLKLAKDEQGRGLEVVPLPMPKALFCEDQRLPASYCNFYIANGVVVAAQFDCPADAIVLATLTKLFPDRKIVGQRAVELVWGLGAFHCITQQQPKQE; this is encoded by the coding sequence ATGCCTGCCGAATGGGAACCGCATGCCGCCACCTGGCTCTCGTGGCCGCGCAACCGCAACAGTTGGCCCGGCCATTTCGAGCCGGTCCCGGCCATCTGGGCCGAGTTGGCAACGACGCTCGCCGCGCATGAACAAGTCCATATCTGCGCCGGCGGCGAAGAGATCATGGCGGAAGCGCGGCGGCTCGTCGGGCACATCCCGAACGTCACGTTGCACGACATTCCGACCAACGATGCGTGGATGCGCGATCATGGTCCGATGTTCCTCGTCGGCCCGGCCGGCAGCAAGCCGGTGATGGTCGATTGGGGATACAACGCCTGGGGCGGCAAGTACCCGCCGTTCGACAATGACGATGTCGTGCCGCGACGGATCAACGAGACCTTAAAATATCAACGGTTCGAGCCGGGCATCATCCTCGAAGGAGGCGCGGTCGATTTCAACGGGGCGGGCACCGTGCTCACGACCGAGCAATGCCTGTTGAACGAGAACCGCAACCCGACGCTCGACCGCGCCGACATGGAGCGATATCTGCTCGACTATTGCAACGCCCCGAACGTCGTCTGGCTAGGCGAAGGGATCGTCGGCGATGATACCGACGGGCACATCGACGAATTGGCGCGTTTCGTCGGTCCACGCACCGTGGTCTGCGTCGTCGAAGACGATCCGGCCGATGAAAACTACGCGCCGCTCCAAGATAACCTTCGTCGCTTGAAGCTCGCGAAAGACGAGCAGGGGAGGGGGCTAGAGGTCGTCCCTCTGCCGATGCCGAAGGCGCTGTTCTGCGAAGACCAACGGCTTCCGGCGAGCTACTGCAACTTCTATATCGCCAACGGAGTCGTCGTCGCGGCGCAATTCGATTGCCCTGCCGATGCGATCGTCCTTGCGACGCTGACGAAGCTGTTCCCCGATCGCAAGATCGTCGGGCAGCGAGCCGTCGAGTTGGTTTGGGGCTTGGGCGCCTTTCACTGCATTACGCAGCAACAACCGAAGCAAGAGTAA
- the aroE gene encoding shikimate dehydrogenase, with product MLVPLDELQQIVCCFGQPVAGNPTQYMMEKAFVQANLDWRYLTLEVPPEGLVDAVRGLRAMGFRGGNLTIPHKVAVIPLLDRLTPAAAMMGAVNCLIRAGNELVGENTDGKGFVQSLRELLDPTGKKIVLLGAGGAARAVGIETALAGAAQFTVVNRNVERGETLAKLIQEKTNVPTTFTPWPGDYAVPADTEVLINCTSIGLNDPSGRVPVDFSTVPTTCVVADVVFNPAETQFLRAAKARGCRALDGLGMLVNQGAIAFKQWTGVEPDTTVMRDAVEEYLEA from the coding sequence CTGCTTGTGCCGCTCGACGAATTGCAGCAGATCGTGTGTTGTTTCGGTCAGCCCGTCGCGGGAAATCCTACGCAGTACATGATGGAGAAGGCGTTCGTTCAAGCGAACCTCGATTGGCGCTACCTAACCTTGGAAGTTCCGCCGGAAGGGCTCGTCGACGCCGTGCGCGGCCTGCGAGCGATGGGCTTTCGCGGCGGCAACCTCACCATCCCGCACAAAGTCGCCGTGATCCCGTTGCTCGATCGGCTGACGCCGGCCGCGGCGATGATGGGAGCGGTGAACTGCCTGATTCGAGCAGGAAACGAACTGGTCGGCGAAAACACCGACGGCAAAGGTTTCGTTCAATCGCTGCGCGAATTGCTCGACCCGACGGGGAAGAAAATCGTGTTGCTCGGCGCAGGGGGAGCGGCGCGGGCCGTCGGCATCGAGACCGCCTTAGCCGGTGCCGCACAGTTCACGGTCGTGAATCGTAACGTCGAACGTGGCGAAACACTCGCCAAACTGATTCAGGAAAAGACGAACGTCCCCACGACGTTCACGCCGTGGCCAGGAGACTATGCCGTTCCCGCCGATACCGAAGTGCTGATCAATTGCACGTCGATCGGCTTGAACGATCCGAGCGGGCGCGTGCCGGTGGATTTTTCAACCGTGCCGACCACGTGCGTCGTGGCCGATGTCGTGTTCAACCCGGCCGAAACGCAATTTCTGCGGGCCGCGAAAGCGCGCGGATGCCGGGCTCTCGACGGACTCGGAATGCTCGTCAATCAAGGAGCGATCGCGTTCAAGCAGTGGACCGGAGTCGAACCGGACACCACGGTCATGCGCGATGCCGTGGAAGAATATCTCGAAGCGTAA
- a CDS encoding TraR/DksA family transcriptional regulator has product MARVRPDVEAVIGQVMGGSGGQAGGQLSNAPLHMGDSGTDEFLHEMNATLLENEQFLSEESNLALLRIDDGTFGHCEECAVEIGQERLEAIPYVRLCISCASASPDMSPNLNVGRPRSSTDTMASPAGRSKRKSKSQRIAAANADVAEATADAEADTFAAENGIGGLADAPARKRAK; this is encoded by the coding sequence ATGGCGCGTGTTCGACCCGACGTCGAGGCGGTGATCGGCCAGGTGATGGGAGGGAGCGGCGGCCAAGCCGGCGGACAATTGAGCAACGCGCCGCTGCACATGGGAGATTCCGGCACCGACGAGTTCCTGCATGAGATGAACGCCACGTTGCTCGAAAACGAACAGTTCCTCAGCGAAGAATCGAACCTCGCGCTGCTGCGCATCGACGACGGCACGTTCGGGCACTGCGAAGAGTGCGCGGTAGAGATCGGCCAAGAACGACTGGAAGCGATTCCCTATGTCCGGCTTTGCATTAGCTGCGCGTCAGCTAGCCCGGATATGAGCCCGAACTTAAACGTCGGTCGCCCGCGAAGTTCGACTGATACGATGGCTTCGCCCGCAGGCCGCTCGAAGCGCAAGAGCAAGTCGCAACGAATCGCGGCTGCGAATGCCGACGTTGCCGAAGCTACCGCGGACGCCGAAGCCGATACGTTTGCCGCTGAGAATGGGATAGGCGGACTTGCCGATGCGCCGGCGCGCAAGCGGGCAAAGTAA
- a CDS encoding class I SAM-dependent methyltransferase, producing MYDPIQQHNRNAWDALVRKQQVFTRPAPDEQLHDPLGTVDKAGWLGGDIAGKRVLCLAAGGGSQSVLYAAAGAEVTVVDISPEQLVLDRQVAAERGLQVRTVEASMDDLSALRDASFDIVIHPVSTCYVPDVKPVFQEAARVTVAGGLYVSQHKTPQSLQAAQRPRGGSYELLEPYYRSGPLPPVVGSKLREEGTLEFLHRWEDLVGGICRAGFVIEDLLEPLHAKADSAPGEFGHRAAFIAPYVRIKARRTGAVVNNSDSQKSRVWIP from the coding sequence ATGTACGACCCGATTCAACAGCATAATCGCAACGCTTGGGATGCGCTCGTCCGCAAGCAACAAGTCTTTACACGGCCCGCTCCCGATGAGCAATTGCACGATCCGCTCGGCACGGTCGATAAGGCCGGTTGGCTCGGCGGCGATATCGCGGGCAAGCGTGTCCTGTGCCTTGCCGCCGGTGGGGGAAGCCAGAGCGTGCTCTATGCCGCCGCCGGCGCCGAGGTGACCGTAGTCGACATCAGTCCTGAGCAACTGGTGCTCGATCGACAAGTGGCGGCCGAGCGAGGATTGCAAGTGCGCACGGTCGAAGCCTCGATGGACGATCTCTCGGCGCTACGCGATGCCTCGTTCGACATCGTCATTCATCCGGTAAGCACTTGTTACGTTCCCGACGTGAAGCCGGTGTTTCAAGAGGCGGCACGCGTTACCGTTGCCGGAGGCTTGTACGTCAGCCAACATAAGACGCCGCAAAGTCTGCAAGCGGCGCAACGTCCGCGCGGGGGTAGTTATGAATTGCTGGAACCGTACTACCGCTCGGGCCCTCTGCCGCCGGTCGTCGGCAGCAAACTACGGGAAGAGGGAACGCTGGAGTTTCTGCATCGCTGGGAAGATCTCGTCGGCGGCATATGCCGGGCCGGGTTCGTCATTGAAGATCTACTAGAGCCGCTCCACGCCAAAGCGGATTCCGCGCCGGGAGAGTTCGGGCATCGGGCCGCGTTTATCGCTCCCTATGTACGGATCAAAGCGCGCCGAACGGGTGCCGTCGTGAACAACTCGGACTCACAAAAGTCGCGAGTTTGGATACCGTAA